From a region of the Deinobacterium chartae genome:
- a CDS encoding DUF1206 domain-containing protein has translation MNPGHGIRHEARRAVHRTAPWVERLARMGYAAKGSIYIVIGLLALRSALGQGGRATDSRGAIQEIGTQPYGQLLLWALALGLVGYALWQAVRATLDPEHKGHSPTGLAKRIGYAVSAVVYVGLALTSLRLALGQGGGGGGQAEEDWTARLMSEPFGQVLVGAAGAAIIAFALFQFVLAYNAKFMDKLDLSGRQARRHDWVERLGRAGISARGVVLAVVGIFLVQAALYYEPERAGGLSEALRELAHQPFGPWLLGAVAAGLAAYGLFAWAQAAYRHLRVD, from the coding sequence ATGAACCCAGGACATGGCATTCGGCACGAAGCCCGGCGTGCGGTGCACCGGACCGCTCCCTGGGTCGAGCGTCTGGCCCGCATGGGCTACGCCGCCAAGGGCAGCATTTACATCGTGATCGGCCTGCTGGCCCTGAGATCCGCCCTGGGTCAGGGCGGCAGGGCCACCGACTCGCGGGGAGCCATTCAGGAGATCGGAACTCAGCCGTACGGTCAGCTGCTGCTGTGGGCCCTGGCCCTGGGCCTGGTTGGTTACGCGCTGTGGCAGGCCGTGCGCGCAACGCTGGACCCCGAGCACAAGGGACATAGCCCCACAGGTCTGGCCAAACGCATCGGTTACGCGGTGAGCGCGGTGGTCTACGTCGGTCTGGCCCTGACCTCGCTGCGGCTGGCTCTGGGCCAAGGCGGCGGCGGCGGCGGCCAGGCCGAGGAGGACTGGACCGCGCGGCTGATGTCCGAACCGTTTGGGCAGGTCCTGGTCGGGGCAGCGGGAGCGGCGATCATCGCCTTCGCTCTGTTCCAGTTCGTGCTGGCCTACAACGCCAAATTCATGGACAAGCTGGACCTGTCCGGCCGTCAGGCCCGTCGGCACGACTGGGTCGAACGCCTGGGACGTGCGGGCATCAGCGCGCGGGGAGTGGTCCTGGCCGTCGTAGGCATCTTTTTGGTGCAAGCCGCGCTGTACTACGAGCCCGAACGTGCCGGGGGACTGAGCGAAGCGCTGCGGGAACTCGCCCACCAGCCTTTCGGTCCCTGGCTGCTGGGCGCGGTGGCTGCCGGGCTCGCCGCCTACGGCCTTTTTGCCTGGGCTCAGGCGGCCTACCGGCACCTGCGGGTGGACTGA
- a CDS encoding diguanylate cyclase, with the protein MLTSLILNLGLLVALAHLGSLTLREWPLKRDRAHLLLHTVLAALASTVLLRFPTELQPGIPVDLGHVPIALIALRYGLLPAAMAALPALLTRTATGSPEAAAALWGLLGVLLIGSALGGLLRRRRLKLTSAWWVAPLTFSTNGFGLLLLPDGAALLQASYLPLLLFNSLGLVAVVGLLQARLRLLRLSHAYRQQALRDPLTGLANRRQLLEDLETLGPEDGLLIVDVDRFKGINDACGHEAGDRVLCVVAETLERSVRPGDRVYRYGGEEFVLLLRQVRRENAAGVSARLLGRVRSTSIEDLPNVRVTVSGGLAFPIEGEKPADTLRRADEALYQAKDAGRDRITLARTVHQPDTEPDPASPLEVYAASAPDPLPRLALWRSARDTLALLASDHGLTARDWHALLEAAVTCVPGAEAGSINLRDGEHFEIVAQVGFSERLLGTQQSQQAWMHYYTGSEEDWRAARPRVLRAAQLARALRESGELTGILVDEGPFAEAGRVHELRASLCMPVVCGGEVVAHFNLDSFSREDAFDNGSIEVAREFCTQASALLAAQRRRQQARHSHEAALETLGLLLEARDFETQGHTRRVARWAIELGEALELSADDLEALRLGALLHDLGKLGVPDRVLLKPGPLSHTERLEMQQHVEAGYRLVQRLSDVPAGTLEVVRSHHERWDGQGYPDRLAGEAIPLLARLFSVVDVYDALISVRPYKGAWSEEEALHEIERQAGQQFDPVIVQAFLRLCRRTPLSAVAWTDALGSGSRTFGR; encoded by the coding sequence ATGCTCACGTCGCTGATCCTCAATCTGGGCCTGCTGGTTGCCCTCGCTCACCTGGGCAGCCTGACCCTGCGCGAGTGGCCGCTCAAGCGTGACCGTGCCCACCTGTTGCTGCACACCGTGCTGGCCGCCCTTGCCAGTACGGTCCTGTTGCGCTTTCCCACCGAACTGCAGCCGGGTATTCCCGTCGACCTCGGCCACGTTCCGATCGCACTGATCGCCCTGCGTTACGGACTGCTGCCCGCCGCCATGGCGGCGCTGCCTGCGCTGCTGACCCGCACCGCAACGGGTAGCCCCGAAGCCGCCGCCGCCCTGTGGGGACTGCTGGGCGTGCTCCTGATCGGCAGCGCGCTGGGCGGTCTGCTGCGCCGCCGACGGCTGAAGCTGACATCGGCGTGGTGGGTGGCTCCGCTCACCTTTTCCACCAACGGATTCGGGCTGCTGCTGTTACCGGACGGCGCGGCGCTGTTGCAGGCCAGCTATCTGCCGCTGTTACTGTTCAACAGCCTGGGGCTTGTGGCGGTGGTGGGCCTGCTGCAGGCACGACTGCGGCTGCTGCGCCTCTCGCACGCCTACCGCCAGCAGGCCCTGCGTGACCCGCTCACCGGGCTGGCCAATCGCCGCCAGTTGCTCGAGGACCTCGAGACCCTCGGTCCCGAAGACGGCCTGCTGATCGTGGACGTGGACCGCTTCAAGGGCATCAACGACGCCTGCGGGCACGAGGCCGGGGACCGGGTGCTGTGCGTGGTCGCCGAGACGCTCGAACGCTCGGTGCGCCCCGGTGACCGGGTATACCGTTACGGAGGCGAGGAGTTCGTGCTGCTGCTGCGTCAGGTGCGACGCGAGAACGCTGCGGGCGTGAGTGCCCGCCTGCTGGGCCGGGTGCGCAGCACCTCGATCGAAGACCTGCCGAACGTGCGGGTCACGGTCTCGGGCGGACTGGCCTTTCCGATCGAGGGCGAAAAGCCCGCCGACACCCTGCGCCGCGCCGACGAGGCGCTCTATCAGGCCAAGGACGCCGGACGCGACCGAATCACGCTGGCACGCACCGTCCATCAGCCGGACACCGAGCCGGACCCGGCCTCGCCGCTCGAGGTGTACGCAGCCTCAGCCCCGGACCCGCTGCCACGCCTCGCGCTGTGGCGCAGCGCGCGAGATACCCTGGCCCTGCTCGCCAGCGATCATGGACTGACCGCGCGCGATTGGCACGCGCTGCTCGAGGCCGCGGTAACCTGTGTGCCCGGTGCCGAGGCGGGCAGCATCAACTTGCGTGACGGGGAGCACTTTGAGATCGTGGCACAGGTCGGGTTCTCAGAACGCCTGCTGGGAACGCAGCAGTCGCAGCAGGCCTGGATGCATTACTACACCGGGTCAGAGGAGGATTGGCGCGCCGCCCGTCCACGGGTGCTGCGCGCTGCCCAACTCGCCCGCGCCTTGAGGGAATCCGGAGAGCTCACCGGAATTCTGGTAGACGAAGGTCCTTTCGCGGAAGCGGGGCGGGTGCATGAACTGCGGGCCAGCCTGTGCATGCCGGTGGTGTGCGGTGGAGAGGTGGTTGCACACTTCAACCTGGACAGCTTCAGCCGCGAAGACGCCTTCGATAACGGTTCGATCGAAGTTGCCCGTGAGTTTTGTACCCAGGCGAGCGCCTTGCTCGCCGCCCAGCGGCGGCGTCAACAGGCACGCCACAGCCACGAGGCTGCCCTGGAAACCCTGGGGCTGCTGCTCGAGGCGCGCGACTTCGAAACCCAGGGCCACACCCGCCGGGTGGCCCGCTGGGCGATCGAACTGGGCGAGGCCCTCGAGCTATCCGCCGACGACCTCGAGGCGTTGCGGCTCGGGGCATTGCTGCACGACCTGGGCAAGCTGGGGGTGCCCGACCGGGTACTGCTCAAGCCCGGTCCGCTCTCGCACACTGAACGCCTCGAAATGCAACAGCACGTGGAGGCCGGCTACCGCCTGGTGCAGCGCCTTTCCGACGTGCCCGCCGGTACCCTCGAGGTGGTGCGCTCGCACCACGAGCGCTGGGACGGCCAGGGCTACCCGGATCGCCTGGCAGGGGAAGCGATTCCACTGCTGGCCCGGCTGTTCAGCGTGGTGGACGTATACGACGCCCTGATCAGCGTGCGGCCCTACAAGGGGGCCTGGAGCGAAGAGGAAGCCCTGCACGAAATCGAGCGGCAGGCCGGACAGCAGTTCGACCCCGTGATCGTACAGGCTTTCCTCCGGCTGTGCCGCCGCACGCCGCTGAGCGCCGTGGCCTGGACCGATGCGCTGGGTTCTGGCTCGCGCACCTTTGGCCGCTAG
- a CDS encoding acyl-CoA dehydrogenase family protein, giving the protein MTSSNANLMDLMSRIDMQKLAQVASKVDLPRLLEAASNLEDHQLRGLMRMLSGGPKEPAALPEVNGDFFDVAATLSERQREVQRKVRAFMEREVAPIINAYWSRDEFPRQLIDRFRELDLVREIWNEDGTRKPDASVVEGIVTMEMARVDVSTTVFFGVHAGLALAAIALGGSEEQRREWLPKLMNFEVIGAFGLTEPEVGSGVAGGLTTTCRRDGDGWILNGQKKWIGNSTFSDITVIWARDEADDQVKGFIVRNDTPGFSVEKIMGKIALRAVENGQITLKDVRVEEQDRLQRADSFRLTADVLRLTRAGVAWQGVGCAMGAYERSLRYAQTREQFGKPIGNFQLIQSHLVHMLGNVTAMQTMCLRLSQLQDQGQLRDEQASLAKVFTAARCRETVALARELHGGNGILLEHDVARFFADTEAIYSYEGTNEINTLVVGRAITGFSAFV; this is encoded by the coding sequence GTGACCAGCAGCAATGCCAACCTGATGGACCTGATGTCCCGAATCGACATGCAAAAACTCGCCCAGGTCGCCTCCAAGGTGGACCTGCCCCGCCTCCTCGAGGCCGCGTCCAACCTCGAGGACCACCAGCTGCGCGGCCTGATGCGTATGCTCTCGGGCGGCCCCAAGGAGCCCGCGGCCCTGCCCGAGGTGAACGGTGACTTTTTCGATGTCGCCGCGACCCTCAGCGAACGTCAGCGCGAGGTGCAGCGCAAGGTTCGTGCCTTTATGGAGCGCGAGGTCGCTCCGATCATCAACGCGTACTGGAGCCGCGACGAGTTCCCGCGCCAGTTGATCGACCGCTTCCGCGAGCTCGACCTGGTCCGCGAGATCTGGAACGAGGACGGTACCCGTAAGCCCGATGCCTCGGTGGTCGAGGGCATCGTGACCATGGAAATGGCCCGGGTGGACGTGTCCACCACGGTCTTTTTCGGGGTGCACGCCGGGCTCGCCCTGGCCGCGATCGCGCTGGGCGGCTCGGAGGAACAGCGCCGCGAGTGGCTGCCAAAACTGATGAACTTCGAGGTGATCGGTGCGTTCGGGCTCACCGAGCCCGAGGTGGGCAGCGGCGTGGCCGGCGGGCTCACCACCACCTGCCGCCGAGACGGCGACGGCTGGATCCTCAACGGTCAGAAGAAGTGGATCGGCAACTCGACGTTTTCGGATATCACCGTGATCTGGGCGCGCGACGAGGCCGACGATCAGGTCAAGGGCTTTATCGTGCGCAATGACACGCCGGGCTTCTCGGTCGAGAAGATCATGGGCAAGATCGCGCTGCGCGCGGTGGAAAACGGCCAGATCACCCTGAAAGACGTGCGGGTCGAGGAGCAAGACCGGCTGCAGCGGGCCGATTCGTTCCGCCTGACTGCCGATGTGCTGCGTCTGACCCGCGCCGGGGTCGCGTGGCAGGGGGTGGGCTGCGCCATGGGTGCCTACGAGCGCTCGTTGCGCTACGCGCAGACCCGCGAGCAGTTCGGCAAGCCGATCGGAAATTTCCAGCTGATTCAGAGCCATCTGGTGCACATGCTGGGCAATGTGACCGCCATGCAGACCATGTGCCTGCGCCTGTCGCAGTTGCAGGATCAGGGTCAGCTGCGCGACGAGCAGGCCAGCCTCGCCAAGGTGTTCACCGCCGCGCGCTGCCGTGAGACGGTGGCGCTGGCCCGCGAACTGCACGGTGGCAACGGCATCCTGCTCGAGCACGATGTGGCACGCTTTTTTGCCGACACCGAGGCGATCTACTCGTACGAGGGCACCAACGAGATCAACACGCTGGTCGTGGGCCGCGCCATTACCGGGTTCAGCGCCTTCGTGTGA
- a CDS encoding PHP-associated domain-containing protein → MSAPLNELMRMDLHCHSEASHDCSTPISAFPARCRERGIAVQAITDHDQIWGALKLRDLVAEQGLDLTVIVGEEVSTREGEIVGLFLQERVPPGLSPEESAERIKAQGGLVLLPHGFDPLKRHRLRSDAIERIARHIDIVEVFNARISRPRWNRRAAEWALHHGKAQSGGSDAHTLRDIGDAWVETPRLSIRGPEDLMAALRAGSVSGIWTHPVRAFIYKQWKSFSGRMGGG, encoded by the coding sequence ATGAGCGCTCCGCTGAACGAGCTGATGCGCATGGACTTGCACTGCCACTCGGAGGCCTCGCATGACTGCAGCACACCGATTTCCGCGTTTCCGGCGCGTTGTCGGGAGCGCGGCATCGCGGTGCAGGCGATCACCGACCACGACCAGATCTGGGGGGCTTTGAAGCTGCGCGATCTGGTGGCCGAGCAGGGTCTGGACCTGACCGTGATCGTGGGCGAGGAGGTGTCGACCCGGGAGGGCGAGATCGTGGGGTTGTTCCTGCAAGAACGCGTTCCGCCCGGGCTCAGTCCCGAGGAGAGTGCCGAGCGCATCAAGGCGCAGGGGGGGTTGGTGCTGCTGCCGCACGGCTTTGATCCCTTAAAGCGGCACCGCCTGCGTTCGGACGCGATCGAGCGCATCGCCCGGCACATCGATATCGTGGAGGTCTTTAACGCGCGTATTTCCCGGCCGCGCTGGAACCGCAGGGCCGCCGAGTGGGCCTTGCACCACGGCAAGGCGCAGTCGGGAGGGTCCGACGCGCACACCCTGCGCGACATCGGCGATGCCTGGGTGGAAACTCCGCGCCTGTCCATCCGCGGTCCGGAAGATCTGATGGCGGCCCTGCGCGCAGGCAGCGTTTCGGGAATCTGGACGCACCCGGTCCGGGCCTTTATTTACAAGCAGTGGAAGAGCTTCAGCGGGCGAATGGGCGGAGGGTAA
- a CDS encoding lysylphosphatidylglycerol synthase domain-containing protein — protein sequence MARSRWLSWILGAALLLGLALAAARYLRGEVVLAALARFDPAYALPLLLLSALAFWAKGWRFVSLMRPLSPLAGGVVLRGYLAGEAASLLPGGVAARAALMRQVGVPIAASSAPILMSSALDQLAFLASALLAALWFEAARPAALSAAAVLALLGALLGFAPARRWAAGVLRRLMARAGLGEGWLTFGSALRATLRPAPLGAALLTTVLSFGLRVAVLDLSLRGLGLTAPWAALFLAYILPTLAGRLSVLPGGVGITEAGMIGVLAATSSLSADQAAAGTAVFRVATLLLEALLGTLVYFFAWRGAAEPRALRKE from the coding sequence ATGGCCCGCTCGAGGTGGCTGTCTTGGATTCTGGGCGCTGCGCTGCTGCTGGGCCTGGCCCTGGCCGCCGCACGTTACCTGCGGGGTGAGGTCGTGCTCGCAGCCCTGGCACGTTTTGATCCGGCCTACGCGCTGCCGCTGCTGCTGCTTTCGGCGCTGGCCTTCTGGGCCAAGGGCTGGCGTTTTGTGAGCCTGATGCGGCCGCTCTCGCCGCTCGCGGGCGGCGTGGTCCTGCGCGGCTACCTGGCAGGAGAGGCCGCCTCGCTGCTGCCCGGCGGGGTGGCCGCGCGCGCCGCGCTGATGCGGCAGGTGGGCGTGCCGATCGCGGCCAGCAGCGCTCCGATCCTGATGTCAAGCGCGCTGGACCAGCTGGCCTTTTTAGCTTCGGCGCTGCTGGCCGCGCTGTGGTTCGAGGCGGCCCGTCCCGCGGCACTCAGCGCCGCCGCCGTGCTGGCGCTGCTGGGGGCCCTGCTGGGCTTTGCCCCGGCGCGGCGCTGGGCGGCGGGCGTGCTGCGGCGGCTGATGGCGCGCGCCGGGCTCGGGGAGGGCTGGCTGACCTTCGGATCGGCGCTGCGCGCGACCCTGCGGCCTGCCCCCCTCGGCGCGGCCCTGCTGACCACCGTGCTCAGCTTTGGCCTGCGGGTGGCCGTGCTGGACCTCAGCCTGCGCGGCCTTGGCCTGACGGCTCCCTGGGCCGCGCTGTTTTTGGCGTACATCCTGCCGACCCTGGCGGGCCGCCTGTCGGTGCTACCCGGCGGGGTCGGCATCACCGAGGCCGGCATGATCGGCGTGCTGGCCGCCACCTCGAGCCTGTCCGCCGACCAGGCGGCGGCGGGTACGGCGGTGTTCCGCGTGGCCACGCTGCTGCTCGAGGCACTGCTGGGAACCCTGGTTTACTTTTTTGCCTGGCGCGGGGCTGCGGAGCCGCGCGCGCTCAGAAAGGAATGA
- a CDS encoding peptidase C39 family protein — MKRPYLTLALCAALGLSDAAGASAAAKPYITLLKHSDPTDFQGELRGLRLLEDGGATLKLAASGLEQGENAALYGPGRFFAGTFESKPLEAKAGFDTAIASWNAVTPPGTWLQIELRAYRPDGGGRWTRYYNLGVWTSQQAPRRSVDGQKDADGSVSTDTLLLKGKPVYTRVQYRLKLFTRDPKVTPAVRLVAVMTSDSEREKRGLPATPDRSVWGRVLNVPPRSQMVFKDGGEVWCSPTSTSMVLAYWGHEVPVPQAAAATFDATYKGNGNWPFNTAWASTFGLEAYVTRLTSLADVERYIAAGVPVIVSYGWKKGELPGAAIESSNGHLMVVVGFDARGNVVVNDPAGKSDAEVRRTYDRKILERLWLTHSGGTVYLIYPRGHTVAAR, encoded by the coding sequence ATGAAACGCCCGTACCTGACCCTGGCCCTGTGCGCTGCCCTCGGCCTGTCCGATGCCGCCGGAGCGAGCGCCGCCGCGAAGCCCTACATCACCCTGCTCAAACATTCGGACCCGACGGACTTTCAGGGTGAACTGCGCGGCCTGCGCCTGCTCGAGGACGGTGGCGCGACCCTGAAGCTCGCCGCCAGTGGCCTCGAGCAGGGGGAGAACGCTGCGCTGTACGGTCCTGGCAGGTTCTTTGCAGGAACGTTCGAATCCAAGCCGCTCGAGGCCAAGGCCGGATTCGATACGGCCATCGCCTCGTGGAACGCCGTGACCCCGCCCGGTACGTGGCTGCAGATCGAACTGCGTGCTTACCGTCCGGACGGCGGCGGGCGCTGGACGCGTTACTACAACCTGGGCGTCTGGACCTCGCAGCAGGCCCCGCGCCGCTCGGTGGACGGCCAGAAAGACGCGGACGGCTCGGTGTCCACCGACACGCTGCTGCTCAAGGGCAAACCGGTGTACACCCGGGTGCAGTACCGCCTGAAGCTGTTCACCCGCGACCCCAAGGTGACGCCTGCCGTGCGTCTGGTGGCGGTGATGACCTCGGACAGCGAGCGCGAGAAGCGGGGCCTGCCCGCCACGCCGGACCGCTCGGTGTGGGGCCGGGTGCTGAACGTGCCGCCGCGCTCGCAGATGGTTTTCAAAGACGGCGGTGAGGTGTGGTGCTCGCCCACGTCCACCTCGATGGTGCTGGCCTACTGGGGGCACGAGGTCCCGGTTCCCCAGGCCGCCGCGGCCACCTTCGACGCCACGTACAAGGGCAACGGCAACTGGCCGTTTAACACCGCCTGGGCCTCCACCTTCGGCCTCGAGGCGTATGTCACGCGGTTGACTTCGCTGGCCGACGTGGAACGCTACATCGCCGCCGGTGTGCCGGTGATCGTGTCGTACGGCTGGAAGAAGGGCGAGTTGCCCGGCGCGGCCATCGAGTCGAGCAACGGTCACCTGATGGTGGTGGTCGGTTTCGACGCCAGGGGCAACGTGGTTGTCAACGACCCGGCCGGTAAGAGCGATGCCGAGGTGCGCCGCACCTACGACCGCAAGATCCTCGAGCGGCTGTGGCTGACGCACTCGGGCGGCACGGTGTACCTGATCTACCCGCGCGGCCATACCGTGGCGGCCCGCTGA
- a CDS encoding diacylglycerol kinase family protein → MRATLIVNPNAGGARRVRLEDLAAALEAAGYHPVVETTTDEQDLDRVLAEPEGLVVAAGGDGTLRAVAQRMVGKRAPLALVPMGTANNIGRTLGLDGEPADLLRALDAPRRQPFDLGRVTASWGSGLFLEACGYGLYADVLAAYDPEAGKSVTRALASLVTTLSGYQGRPYALRLDGEDLSDEYLMVEVLNTCATGPRLQLAPGADPGDGLLDVVLIRDDNRARLLDYARALLAGELAGLDSVEVRRVRRLEVDGDGAPMHLDGEVRGGGEDRQSARIEVVPGALELWLPAVKREEER, encoded by the coding sequence GTGCGAGCGACCCTGATCGTGAATCCCAACGCCGGAGGGGCCCGCCGGGTACGCCTCGAGGACCTCGCCGCAGCCCTCGAGGCCGCCGGGTACCACCCGGTGGTCGAGACGACCACCGACGAGCAGGACCTGGACCGGGTGCTGGCCGAGCCCGAGGGCCTGGTGGTGGCAGCGGGCGGTGACGGCACATTGCGCGCGGTGGCGCAGCGCATGGTGGGCAAGCGCGCTCCGCTGGCCCTGGTGCCCATGGGTACCGCGAACAACATCGGCCGGACCCTGGGGCTCGACGGGGAGCCGGCCGACCTGTTGCGCGCCCTGGACGCGCCGCGTCGGCAGCCGTTTGATCTGGGCCGCGTGACCGCGTCGTGGGGCAGCGGTCTGTTCCTCGAGGCCTGCGGGTACGGGCTGTATGCGGACGTTTTGGCAGCCTACGACCCGGAGGCGGGCAAGAGCGTGACCCGGGCGCTGGCTTCGCTGGTGACCACGCTCAGCGGTTATCAGGGACGGCCGTACGCGCTGCGGCTCGATGGAGAAGACCTTTCGGACGAGTACCTGATGGTGGAGGTGCTCAACACCTGTGCCACCGGGCCGCGCCTGCAACTGGCCCCCGGGGCCGATCCGGGCGACGGGCTGCTGGACGTGGTCCTGATTCGGGACGATAACCGAGCGCGCCTGCTCGACTACGCCCGGGCGCTGCTGGCCGGAGAACTTGCAGGGCTCGACTCGGTGGAGGTGCGGCGGGTGCGGCGCCTCGAGGTGGACGGGGACGGCGCGCCGATGCATCTGGACGGCGAGGTGCGTGGGGGCGGGGAGGACCGTCAGTCGGCCCGGATAGAGGTGGTCCCCGGTGCGCTGGAACTGTGGTTGCCCGCCGTGAAACGGGAGGAGGAGAGATGA
- a CDS encoding DUF7009 family protein → MKVQWTRNSLRLRISPDELKLLRERQPVREILPVSGGALELRLSPAEQTGLLLEGSVLHFRLSPADLADLLEAREGVYFHQNSVRYYVEKDFAYAFGEEPS, encoded by the coding sequence ATGAAAGTGCAGTGGACCCGAAACAGCCTGCGCCTACGCATCTCGCCCGATGAACTCAAGCTGCTGCGCGAACGGCAGCCGGTTCGCGAAATCCTGCCGGTGTCCGGTGGTGCGCTCGAGCTGCGTCTGTCCCCTGCCGAGCAGACCGGTTTGCTGCTCGAGGGTTCGGTGCTGCACTTCCGCCTTTCGCCGGCTGACCTGGCGGACCTGCTCGAGGCGCGAGAGGGCGTGTACTTTCACCAGAACAGCGTGCGTTACTACGTCGAAAAGGACTTTGCCTACGCTTTCGGCGAGGAACCGTCGTGA
- a CDS encoding aldo/keto reductase, whose protein sequence is MHYRKFGRTDMNVAEVGYGAWGIGNSGWQGADDQESLRALHRYLELGGNFIDTAFDYGKGHSERLVGQAVREAGKYVYVATKVPPKNEQWPARAGVPVEEVFPGDHVRQMAETSYKNLGLEVIDFLQLHVWSDEWVGQGDWLEVIEGLKRDGLIRYFGVSINDHQPENALKLIETGVVDGVQVIYNVFDQSPEDRLLEVCQQHGVGVIARVPFDEGALTGAITPETTFPEGDFRNTYFGGDRRQQVDQRVRRILEDLQIPREALAETALRYILSHPAISTVIPGMRSIRNVERNVAVADGRGLEPEKVQKLHAHRWVRDFYTPAEEDA, encoded by the coding sequence ATGCACTACCGCAAATTCGGCAGAACCGACATGAACGTCGCCGAGGTCGGCTACGGGGCCTGGGGCATCGGCAACAGCGGCTGGCAGGGGGCCGACGACCAGGAATCGCTGCGCGCGCTGCACCGCTACCTCGAACTGGGCGGCAACTTCATCGACACCGCCTTTGATTACGGCAAGGGCCACTCGGAGCGCCTGGTCGGACAGGCGGTGCGCGAGGCCGGCAAGTACGTGTACGTGGCGACCAAGGTGCCGCCCAAGAACGAGCAGTGGCCCGCGCGCGCCGGAGTTCCGGTCGAGGAGGTGTTTCCGGGCGACCACGTGCGCCAGATGGCCGAGACCTCCTACAAAAACCTGGGCCTCGAGGTGATCGACTTCCTGCAGTTGCACGTGTGGTCCGACGAGTGGGTAGGGCAGGGTGACTGGCTCGAGGTCATCGAGGGCCTCAAGCGCGACGGCCTGATCCGGTATTTTGGTGTGTCGATCAACGACCACCAGCCGGAAAACGCCCTGAAGCTGATCGAGACCGGGGTGGTCGACGGCGTGCAGGTGATCTACAACGTTTTCGACCAGAGCCCCGAGGACCGGCTGCTCGAGGTGTGCCAGCAGCATGGCGTGGGTGTGATCGCGCGCGTCCCCTTCGATGAGGGGGCGCTGACCGGGGCCATCACCCCGGAGACCACCTTTCCGGAGGGTGATTTTCGCAACACCTACTTCGGCGGTGACCGCAGGCAGCAGGTCGATCAGCGCGTGAGGCGCATCCTGGAAGACCTGCAGATTCCGCGCGAGGCGCTGGCCGAGACGGCCCTGCGCTACATCCTGTCGCACCCGGCCATCTCGACCGTGATTCCGGGCATGCGCAGCATCCGCAACGTGGAGCGCAACGTGGCCGTGGCAGATGGGCGCGGCCTCGAGCCCGAGAAGGTGCAGAAGCTGCACGCGCACCGCTGGGTGCGTGACTTTTACACTCCGGCCGAGGAGGATGCCTAG
- a CDS encoding VWA domain-containing protein, whose amino-acid sequence MTDLGKRVVDLSKKAAFSVSRHGLEDFQARVVFVMDISKSMYPLYRDGTMQQVLERVAALALNFDDDGQVDVIVFGTDARYVGGATLATLEGFVAREIVARHNINGATNYARGMREVARLLPGPHPLFVVFLTDGNNGDRPETEALLRELSGQPVFFKFLGIGSERFAFLEKLDDLEGRLVDNADFQAISDIATIRDGELFERLLVELNDWRSAAAAAGLQV is encoded by the coding sequence ATGACTGACCTGGGCAAGCGCGTGGTGGACCTGTCCAAAAAAGCGGCCTTTTCGGTGTCCCGGCACGGCCTCGAGGACTTCCAGGCGCGGGTGGTGTTCGTGATGGACATCTCCAAGAGCATGTATCCGCTGTACCGGGACGGCACCATGCAACAGGTCCTCGAGCGGGTAGCGGCCCTCGCGCTGAACTTTGACGATGACGGCCAGGTGGACGTGATCGTGTTCGGAACGGATGCCCGCTATGTGGGCGGTGCGACCCTCGCGACCCTCGAGGGCTTTGTGGCCCGCGAGATCGTCGCCCGGCACAACATCAACGGCGCGACGAACTACGCCCGGGGAATGCGCGAGGTCGCGCGCCTGCTTCCCGGCCCCCACCCGCTGTTCGTGGTGTTTCTGACCGACGGCAACAACGGCGACCGCCCCGAGACCGAAGCCCTGCTGCGCGAGCTCTCGGGGCAGCCGGTCTTCTTCAAGTTCCTGGGAATCGGTTCGGAACGCTTCGCTTTCCTCGAGAAACTCGATGACCTGGAGGGACGGCTGGTCGACAACGCGGACTTTCAGGCGATCAGCGACATCGCCACGATCAGAGACGGCGAGCTGTTCGAGCGCCTGCTGGTCGAGTTGAATGACTGGCGCTCGGCGGCAGCGGCAGCCGGCCTCCAGGTCTGA